A window of Streptomyces gilvosporeus contains these coding sequences:
- the ligD gene encoding non-homologous end-joining DNA ligase — protein sequence MSPITIVEGRRLSLTNLHKVIYPQTGTTKGEVVHYCTVTADPLLAHLHDRPLSFLRYPDGPDGQRFFTKNVPPGAPTWVQTCEVPHTSSGPTRQVLVQDLPSLVWAANLVVELHAPQWTSGAPGRADRLVLDLDPGDPATIVECCTAAQWLHERLAADGLEAYAKTSGAKGLHLLVPIEPTPSERATAYARGLAVEAAKALPDLVVHKMTRALRPGKVFIDFSQNAAAKTTAVAYTLRARALPTVSTPVTWDEIAACTEPAQLAFRFEDIAPRLARHGDLHAPLLDPARARPLPGDGRR from the coding sequence ATGTCGCCGATCACCATCGTGGAGGGGCGGCGCCTCTCGCTGACCAACCTGCACAAGGTCATCTATCCGCAGACCGGCACCACCAAGGGCGAGGTGGTGCACTACTGCACCGTCACCGCCGATCCGCTGCTCGCGCACCTCCACGACCGTCCGCTGTCCTTTCTGCGCTATCCCGACGGGCCCGACGGCCAGCGCTTCTTCACCAAGAACGTGCCGCCCGGCGCCCCCACCTGGGTGCAGACCTGCGAGGTGCCGCACACGTCCTCCGGGCCCACCCGCCAGGTGCTGGTGCAGGACCTCCCCTCGCTGGTGTGGGCCGCGAACCTGGTCGTCGAGCTGCACGCACCCCAATGGACCAGCGGGGCGCCGGGGCGCGCCGACCGCCTCGTCCTCGATCTCGACCCCGGCGACCCGGCCACCATCGTGGAATGCTGCACCGCCGCGCAGTGGTTGCACGAGCGGCTGGCCGCGGACGGACTGGAGGCGTACGCCAAGACCAGCGGCGCCAAGGGCCTGCATCTCCTCGTGCCCATCGAGCCGACCCCCTCGGAGCGGGCCACGGCCTACGCCAGGGGCCTCGCCGTCGAGGCGGCCAAGGCCCTCCCGGACCTCGTCGTGCACAAGATGACGCGCGCCCTGCGCCCCGGCAAGGTCTTCATCGACTTCTCCCAGAACGCCGCCGCCAAGACCACCGCCGTCGCCTACACCCTGCGCGCCCGCGCGCTGCCCACCGTCTCCACGCCGGTCACCTGGGACGAGATCGCCGCCTGCACCGAGCCCGCCCAACTCGCCTTCCGCTTCGAGGACATCGCGCCCCGCCTCGCCCGCCACGGCGATCTGCACGCCCCGCTCCTCGACCCCGCCCGCGCCCGCCCGCTGCCCGGCGACGGCCGCCGGTGA